TGATCATCGGCAAGCGCTTCCTGGTGAAGGTCAACGCCAACATCGGGAACTCCGCCGTCACCTCCTCGATCGAGGAGGAGGTCGACAAGATGACCTGGGCCACCAAGTGGGGCGCCGACACGGTCATGGACCTCTCCACCGGCCGCAACATCCACACCACCCGCGAGTGGGTGCTGCGCAACTCCCCCGTCCCGATCGGCACCGTTCCGCTCTACCAGGCGCTGGAGAAGGTCGACGGCCGGGCCGAGGACCTGACCTGGGAGATCTACAAGGACACGGTCATCGAGCAGGCCGAGCAGGGCGTCGACTACATGACCGTCCACGCGGGCGTGCTGCTGCCGTACGTGCCGCTGACCGCGCGCCGCAAGACGGGCATCGTCTCGCGCGGCGGCTCGATCATGGCCGCCTGGTGCCTCGCGCACCACAAGGAGAACTTCCTCTACACGAACTTCGAGGAACTCTGCGACATCCTGGCGGCGTACGACGTCACCTACTCGCTGGGTGACGGTCTGCGCCCCGGTTCCATCGCCGACGCCAACGACGCGGCGCAGTTCGCGGAGCTCAAGACCCTCGGCGAGCTGAACACGATCGCCAAGCGCCACAACGTGCAGACCATGATCGAGGGCCCGGGCCACGTCCCGATGCACAAGATCAAGGAGAACATCGACCTCCAGCAGGAGATCTGCGAGGAGGCCCCGTTCTACACCCTGGGCCCGCTGACCACGGACGTCGCTCCCGCCTACGACCACATCACCTCGGGCATCGGCGCCGCGATGATCGCCTGGTGGGGTACCGCGATGCTCTGCTACGTGACGCCCAAGGAGCACCTGGGCCTGCCCAACCGCGATGACGTCAAGACCGGAGTCATCACCTACAAGATCGCCGCGCACGCCGCCGACCTGGCCAAGGGGCACCCTGGTGCCCAGGAGTGGGACGACGCGCTGTCGGACGCGCGGTTCGAGTTCCGTTGGGAGGACCAGTTCAACCTGGCCCTCGACCCCGACACGGCGCGTGAGTTCCACGACGAGACCCTGCCCGCCGAGCCGGCCAAGACCGCGCACTTCTGCTCCATGTGCGGTCCGAAGTTCTGCTCGATGAAGATCTCCCAGGACATCCGCCGCGAACACGGCGGGGACCTGAAGGCCGAGGAGATCCAGGCGGGCATGGCGGAGAAGTCCGCGGAGTTCGCGGCCTCGGGCAACCGCGTCTACCTGCCGCTGGCCGACTGACACCGGCGCCGCGGTGTCGTTCCCGGGGGCCGTCCCCCTCGGGAACGACGCCGGACGACGCCCCGGACCGGGGGCGGTCCGCGGTGTTTCACGTGAAACATCATTCCGGCTCGTGCTCCGGACCGCCGAAGTCGGGGCTGGTGAAGTCCGGCGGCGAATAGCCGGGGCGGGGGCTCTGCGCGCCTCCCGGGCTGGTGAAATCGGGCGGGGTGTAGCCGAGTTGCGGGATGCGCCGGGGCTGGCGGCGCGGTACCGGAGACCCGGACCCGGCGCTGGGGTCGGCCAGCGCGTCCCGCAGGAACGGCATGATGCCCCGCTCCAGCAGCGCGTGCCGCCAGGCCTCCCGGGCGCGCGAGACTTCGTCGGGGACGGCCTCGGCCACATCCACCGTCAGCTCGGTCGAGCTGTTGCGGACGGCGGTGACCAGCAGGCCGATCGCCGCGAACAGGATCGCCGCCGCGGTGAGACCGCCGAAGAGCCAGCCCGCCCTCAGCATGGTCTCCGCGAAGGCCGGTTCCGGCTCGATCATCTTCAGGATGTAGCCCACCAGCAGGAAGATGACCATCGCGGTGCCGGCCAGGACCGGTGCGAGGACCGCCACGACGGCGCTCACTCCCGCGCCGCTGCCGCCCGCATCGTCGTCCGGCGCCGTCGTCGGGGTGGCCGCCGACTCGTCGCGCAGCTCACCGCGGATCTTCACGTAGTGGTCGTATTCGGCCGCCGCGGCGGCCGTCAGCAGCGCACTGGCATCGAGGGCCATGGTGCGCAACTGTTCGGCGTTCAGACGTTCGCCCAGGGTCGCGAGTTCGGGCCGTTCGTGTGCGGTGCGCAGCGCCTCGTCGAGGAGCCGATCGAACTCCGGTCGGTCTTCGGTCAGCAGGTGCGGAGCGCTGGTCATGTGCATCCCCCGATGCTCCGTGAAGGCCGGTCGGCCCGCGTGGACCGGGCGCCGGCACAAACGGAGGAGAGCCTGCTACGGATAGTGCGATGGTAGAACGCCCACACCACGCGGTGACAGGGGCTTTCCGGAAATACCCCGCTCCAGGAACACTCAGTCGTTCAACGGGAGTTGTACGACCAGCAGTTTCCCGGCCATCGTGACCCCGCCGTCCATGGCGATGGCGAGGCCGTCGGCGTAGACGTGGGGGCCGTCGATGGACTCCGGGCCGTGGGTGTGCTCGCCGTCCTCGGTGCCCACTTCGCCCAGCAGGTACGGGATGGGACTGTGCCCGTGCACCACGCGCCCGCCCCCGTAGGTCCCGAGCAGCTCGCGCACGGCCTGCGGCCCGGTCTCCTGGTCGCGGAAGGCGAAGCGCTTGGTGAACTTGCGGAACAGGTCCCAGGTCTCGTCCGCGTCGTGCTGGTTGAGGAGTTCGTGGACCTTGTCGTTGACGTCCTCGATGGAGTCGCCGTAGTCCAGGTAGGCCGTGGTGTCGGAGTGCAGCAGCAGGTGGCCGTCCTCCAGGGCGGCCGCGTCCAGCCGCGACATCCACTGCAGGTGTACGTCCTCCAGCCGCTCCATGTCGGTGCGCTGGCCGCCGTTGAGCAGCCAGGCGGCCTGGAAGGTGGCGGTGCCCGCGCCGGACACGACGGGGGTGTCTCCGAACCGCTTGGCGCCGATGAGGAGCAGTTCGTGGTTGCCCATGAGGGCTTTGCAGTAGCCGCCCGCGGCCGCGGCCTCGGCGGAGAGCCGCATGACGAGGTCGATCACGCCGATGCCGTCGGGTCCGCGGTCGGTGAAGTCGCCGAGGAACCAGAGCCGGGCGTTCCCGGCAGACCACCGGCCGTCGGCGTCGATGAGGTCCTGGACGCGGAGTTCGGTGATCAGCTCGTCGAGGTAGCCGTGCACATCGCCGACGACGTAGAGCGGCCCGGGTCCGTCGGCGGGAGCGTCCTGGTGGACGTACTGGACCTGGACGGTGTCGCCCGGTCCGCCGCGGCTGATGACGGGCAGGTCGCGCTGGGTGGGCGTGTAGTCCTCGGAGTCCGCGCCCGGGTCGGAGTGGTCGTGGTGCGCGTCGTGTTCGGAGTGCTGGTGCGGCGCGGTGCCGAGGGGCGCGCCGGGGTCCGGCGCGGGTTCCGGGCCGGGGGCGTGCACGGGAGCGGGGGTGGGCGCGTAGGCGGGCCGCGGCGGAGGCACGGGTGCGCCGTCGTCGTAGTACGCCGGGTACGCGCCGTAGACGGGGGCCTCGCCGGGCATCGCGGCCGAGGCCGTGTCCGTGCCGTACGCGGCGGGCGGGGTGGTCGGCACCCGGAAGTCCCGCAGCGTGTCCGTCCGCATCGCGGGTCCCTGACCGGCCCCCTGAGTCATCGACCCCTCCACCACCGTCGCGCTGCCGTACATCTGCGGACCCTCCTGACCTCCAGGATCGGAGGGTCCGTGATGTCGTGCGCCCATCATAGGAATGCGGCTCGCGCTCTGTGACGCACCAGGGGTGGTGAATCCTGGCCGGAGCCGGTCGTTCCTACCGTTTTCTTCCGATATGCGTGTTGCGGGATGGTGCGGGAATCCCCGGAGGTCAGTCTCCGGCCGGGGATCGGGGCGGGCTGACGGTGGTGCGCGGGTGCCTGCGCTGTGAGGAAGTCCTGACGATCAGTTCGGTCGGGACCACCTGCTCGACGGGTCGTCCGGTGTCCACGCCCTCGATCGCGTCGATGAGCAGCTGCACCACGGCGGTGCCGATGCGGCGCGGTTTGAGGGAGAGGGTGGTGATGGGGGGTTCGGTGGTGGCGTACACGGTGGACTCGCTGCAGCAGACCAGCAGGAGGTCCTCGGGTACCCGCAGGCCGTACCGCCGGGCGGCGGCCAGCAGGTCGGTGCCGTTGGGGTCGAAGAGCCCGTAGACGGCGTCGGGTCGGTCGGGCCGGGCGAGCAGCCGGTCGGCGGCCACTGCTCCGGCGCACGGGTCGTGGGCGGGGTAGGACTCGTAGACGGGGTCCTGTCCGACCCGTTCGCACCAGCTGAGGTAGGCGGTGGTGGAGAGCCGGGTGTAGGTGTCGGTGGTGGTGCCGGTGAGGAGTCCGATGCGACGGGCTCCCGCGGCGGCGAGGTGGTCGAGCAGGTTGAGGACGGCGGCCTCGTGGTCGTTGTCGACCCAGGCCGTGACGGGGAGGGACCCGGCGGGACGGCCGTCGGAGACCACCGGCAGGCCCTGGCGGACCAGCTCGGTGACGACGGGGTCGTGGTCGGAGGGGTCGATGACGACGGTGCCGTCGAGGGCGACATTCGACCAGACGTCGTGCCGGGATGTGGCGGGGAGGATGACCAGGGCGTAACCGCGCGCGAGCGCGGCGGAGGTGGCGGCCCTGGCCATCTCGGCGAAGTAGGCGAACTCGGTGAAGGTGAAAGGTTCATCCCCGTACGTCGTCACGGTCAGGCCGATGAGGCCCGATTTGCCGGTACGGAGGGTTCGGGCGGCGGCGGAAGGGCGGTAGCCCAGCCGGTCGGCCACCTCGCGGACGTGGCGGCGGGTGGCGTCCGGGAGCCGCCCTTTGCCATTGAGCGCGTCGGAGACGGTCGTGATCGAGACGCCGGCCGCGGCGGCCACGTCCCTGATTCCCGCGCGGCCCGGACGGCCCGCGGTCCGCCGGGGGGTCTCGGTCCGGCTCACCTGATGCTTCCCTGCTGCTGTCATGGCGAGCCGATAGTAGGGCTCGGTGGGGTGGCTGGTCCGTATGCATATGCAGGCGTTGACAGGCACGATTCTGCATGGTTCGCCACCCCCAATGACCTTGGAAACAAAGCCATTTGGTAGCCATGAGTGACCATGGCGCTTGTCGTCGGGTACGAGCATGCCAAAGTGATGAGGTCTCGGACCGGTCTCAACTCACCTGCACGAGGGACGCGCGCCACGGCGCAGGCCACCGGCGCACGCATATATGCATGCGCTCCCCCTCATTCCCGGCGTCCGCCGTTCTCGGGAGCGCGGAATCCTCATAAGGTGAGCAGTATTGAGTTGCACGGGATGGTCGAGGAGGACCTGCGGTGAGCGAGAAGAGCCCGAGGCTGCGTGCCGAGCTGGATGGCATTCCCACCTACAAGCCGGGGAAGCCCGCCGCCGCCGGAGGCCCGGTGGCGTACAAGCTGTCCTCCAACGAGAACCCCTACCCGCCGCTGCCGGGCGTGCTCGAAAGCGTCGTCGCGGCCGCGGGGGACTTCAACCGCTACCCGGACATGGCCTGCACGGGGCTCGTCAACGAGATCGCCGAGCGCTTCGGCGTACCGGTCGAGCACGTGGCGACCGGCACCGGGTCGGTCGGGGTCGCGCAGTCGCTGATCCAGGCGACGGCCGGTCCGGGTGACGAGGTGATGTACGCCTGGCGCTCCTTCGAGGCCTATCCGATCATCGTCCAGATCTCCGGGGCGACCTCGGTGAAGGTGCCGCTGACCTCGGGTGACGTGCACGACCTGGACGCCATGGCCGACGCGATCACCGAGCGCACCCGACTGATCTTCATCTGCAACCCCAACAACCCCACCGGCACCGTCGTGCGGCGTGCGGAGCTGGAGCGGTTCCTGGACCGGGTGCCCTCCGACGTCCTGGTGGTGCTGGACGAGGCGTACCGCGAGTTCGTGCGCGACGCCGAGGTGCCGGACGGGATCGAGATCTACCGGGACCGGCCGAACGTGGCGGTCCTGCGGACCTTCTCCAAGGCATACGGGCTGGCCGGCCTGCGGGTCGGGTTCGCCGTGGCGCACGAGCCGGTGGCCGCCGCGCTGCGCAAGACGGCGGTCCCCTTCGGCGTCAGCCAGCTCGCCCAGGACGCGGCGGTCGCCTCGCTGCGGGCCGAGGACGAGCTGATGGGCCGCGTCGGCTCGCTGCTCGGTGAGCGCGTGCGGGTGTACGAAACGCTGATCGCGCAGGGCTGGTCCGTGGTTCCCGAGACGCAGGCGAACTTCGTGTGGATGCGGCTGGGCGAGCGCACCGCCGACTTCGCGGCGGCCTGCGAGAAGGCCGGTGTGGTGGTCCGGCCCTTCGCGGGTGAGGGCCTGCGGGTCACGATCGGTGAGACCGAGGCGAACGACCTGTTCCTGCACACGGCAGAGGCGTTCTTCAAGGAGCTGTAGGCCGGTAGGCCGGTAGGCCTGTCAGTACGCGTGGAGCCGGCGGAACCGTTACGCCAGTTCCACGCGGAGGGGGTCGCCGTCGCGGACGGTGGCCAGCAGGCGGGGGTCGCCGTCGAACGAGCCCAGGACGTTGCACGGGCTCGCCAGGCGGCTCTCGCCGCCCCGCGAGATGGGGGTCGGGCCGTAGGGGAGCGCGAGCGCGTCGCCCTCGGTCCAGAAGGCGACCGTGCCCGGGTCGACGACCTGCCGGGCGTCGTCTTCGAGCGCCACGGAGACGCCGGTGTCGAAGTAGACCTCCTCGCCCCAGGTGTTGGCGGAGGCGGAGATCGGCAGTGCTTCCGCCAGGGCCTTGGCGGTGGGGGTGTCGTCGAGGGTCGCGGTGAGCTGGCCGGAGGGCCAGGAGATTCGTATCTGCATGGGCCGCATTCAACAATCTGTTGAATGGATTGGCTAGTGCCGCGCTACTGGGGACCCCGCCCGAAGGATGCCGACAGGCGTGCGACATAATGCTTGTGAATGTGAACGCGTTCACAAGCGTGTCCTGCTTCCTCCCGTATTGGGTGGGCTGTAAGGGGCAAACTGCGGCCGTGACCACGGCGACGCGAAGGAGAAGACGACGTGGACCTAGCTTTGGCGCCAGAGACCCTGGCGCGATGGCAGTTCGGCATTACCACCGTCTACCACTTCCTCTTCGTCCCTCTGACGATCTCGCTCGCCGCTCTCGTCGCGGTCCTGCAGACGGCATGGGTGCGGACGGAAAAAGAGAAGTACCTCAAGGCCACCAAGTTCTGGGGCAAGCTCTTCCTGATCAACATCGCGATGGGTGTCGTCACCGGCATCGTCCAGGAGTTCCAGTTCGGCATGAACTGGTCCGACTACTCGCGGTTCGTGGGTGACATTTTCGGCGCCCCGCTGGCCTTCGAAGCGCTCATCGCCTTCTTCTTCGAGTCGACCTTCATCGGCCTGTGGATCTTCGGCTGGGACAAACTGCCGAAGAAGATCCACCTCGCCTGCATCTGGATGGTGTCGATCGGCACCATCCTGTCCGCCTACTTCATCCTCGCGGCCAATTCCTGGATGCAGCACCCCGTCGGGTACCGCTTCAACAAGGAGACCGGCCGCGCCGAGCTGACCGACTTCTGGCTCGTGCTGACCCAGAACACCACGCTCAGCCAGGTCTTCCACACCCTGACGGCAGCCCTGCTGACCGGCGGCGCCTTCATGGTCGGCATCGCCGCCTTCCACCTGCTGCGCAAGAAGCACATCGCCGTGATGCGCACCTCGCTGCGCCTCGGCCTGATCGCCGTGGTCATCGGCGGTCTGCTCACCGCGATCAGCGGTGACACCCTCGCCAAGGTCATGTTCAAGCAGCAGCCGATGAAGATGGCCGCCGCCGAAGCGCTGTGGGACGGGGAGAAGGGCGCACCCTTCTCGATCTTCGCCTACGGAGACGTCGACAAGGGTCACAACAAGGTGGCCATAGAGGTCCCCGGCGTCCTGTCCTTCCTCGCCGACAGCAACTTCGACTCCTTCGTGCCGGGCATCAACGACGTCAACAAGTCCGAGCAGGAGAAGTACGGTCCCGGCGACTACCGGCCGGCGATCCCCGTCGCCTACTGGGGCTTCCGCTGGATGATCGGCTTCGGCATGGCCTCCTTCGCCATCGGCGCGGTGGGGCTCTGGCTGACCCGGCGCAAGTTCCTGCTCCCACCGGCCCTGCGGACCGGCGAGGACGAACGGCCCCACCTGGTCCTCTTCAAGACCGCCCTGAGCCCGCGGCTGACCCGTCTCTACTGGCTCGGCGCGATCTGGACGCTCGGCTTCCCGCTGATCGCCAACTCGTGGGGCTGGATCTTCACCGAAATGGGCCGTCAGCCCTGGGCCGTCTACGGGGTCCTGCGCACCGCCGACGCGGTCTCGCCCTCGGTCTCCCAGGGCGAGGTGATCACCTCGATGGCCGTCTTCACCGCGCTCTACGCCGTCCTCGCCGTGATCGAGGTCAAGCTCCTCGTGAAGTACGTCAAGGCCGGTCCGCCGGAGCTGACCGAGGCCGACCTCAACCCGCCCACCAAGATCGGCGGCGACGACGCCGACGCCGACCGGCCGATGGCCTTCTCTTACTGAGGCTGGGGAGACCACACCATGCAACTCCACGACGTCTGGTTCGTGCTCATCGCCGTCCTCTGGATCGGCTACTTCTTCCTGGAGGGCTTCGACTTCGGGGTCGGCGTGCTGACCAAGCTGCTGGCCCGTGACCGCAAGGAGAAGCGGGTCCTGATCAACACGATCGGGCCCGTCTGGGACGGCAACGAGGTCTGGCTGCTCACCGCGGGAGGCGCGACCTTCGCGGCTTTCCCCGACTGGTACGCCACCCTCTTCTCCGGCTTCTACCTGCCGCTGCTGATCATCCTGGTCTGCCTCATCGTCCGGGGCGTGGCCTTCGAGTACCGGCACAAGAGGCCCGAGGACAGGTGGCAGTCCAACTGGGAGCAGGCGATCTTCTGGACCTCGCTGATCCCCGCCTTCCTGTGGGGCGTCGCCTTCGCCAACATCGCGCGGGGCGTGAAGATCGACGAACACAAGGAGTACGTCGGCACCTTCCTCGACCTGCTCAACGTCTACTCGATCCTCGGCGGCCTGGTCACCCTCACCCTGTTCACCTTCCACGGCGCGGTCTTCACCTCGCTCAAGACGGTCGGTGACATCCGGGTCCGCTCGCGGAAGCTGGCCACCCGGCTGGGTGTGGTGACCGCCGTGCTGGCGCTCGTCTTCCTGATCTGGACCCAGGTCTCCAAGGGCGACGGCAAGAGCCTGATCGCGATGGCCATCGCGGTGATCGCGCTCCTCGGGGCGCTCGGCTTCAACCTGGCGGGCCGTGAAGGCTGGTCGTTCGCGCTGTCCGGGATCACCATCGCGGCGGCGGTCGCGATGCTGTTCCTGACGCTCTTCCCGAACGTCATGCCCTCCTCGCTGAACGACGCCTGGAGCCTCACGGTCACCAACGCCTCGTCCACGCCCTACACCCTCAAGATCATGACCTGGTGCGCGGGCGTGGCGACCCCGCTCGTCCTGCTCTACCAGAGCTGGACCTACTGGGTGTTCCGCAAGCGGATCGGCACGCAGCACATCGCCGACGCGCACTGAGCCCGGATCCGCCGGGCCGTTCCGGCTGACCCTCCTGTCTGACCCTGCCTTGGGGGATGTTTCACGTGAAACCGATCGACCCGCGCCTACTCCGGTACGCCCGCTCCACCCGCCTCTTCCTGGGGGCGGTGGTGGCCCTGGGACTCGCCGGAGCGGGGCTGGTCGTCGGCCAGGCGATGCTGATCGCCGAGATCGTGGTCGGTGCCTTCGAGGACGGTCGGGGCGGTCAGGCCCTGCGGACGCCGCTGCTGCTCCTCGCGGCGGTGGCCCTGGGCCGGGCCCTGGTCGCCTGGCTCACCGAGCTGGCCGCCCACCGGGCCAGTGCCGCGGTCAAGTCGGAGCTGCGCGGCCGACTGCTGGAACGGGCCGCGGACCTGGGCCCGTCCTGGCTCAGCGGCCAGCGGACGGGTTCCCTGGTGGCCCTGGCCACCCGGGGCGTGGACGCGCTCGACGACTACTTCTCCCGGTACCTGCCGCAGCTCGGGCTCGCGGTCGTGGTGCCGGTGGCGGTGCTCGCCCGGATCGTCACGGAGGACTGGGTATCGGCGGCCATCATCGTGGTCACGCTGCCGCTGATCCCGGTCTTCATGATCCTCATCGGGTGGGCCACCCAGTCCCGGATGGACCGCCAGTGGCGGCTGCTGTCCCGGCTCTCGGGCCACTTCCTCGACGTGGTCGCGGGCCTGCCGACGCTCAAGGTCTTCGGCCGGGCCAAGGCCCAGGCCGAGTCCATCCGGACCATCACCGACGACTACCGGCGGGCCACGATGCGCACGCTGCGCATCGCCTTCCTCTCGTCCTTCGCACTGGAGCTGCTCGCCACCCTGTCGGTGGCGCTGGTCGCCGTGACCATCGGCATGCGGCTCGTGCACGGTGACCTCGACCTGTACACGGGTCTGGTCATCCTGATCCTGGCGCCCGAGGCGTACCTGCCGCTGCGGCAGGTCGGGGCGCAGTACCACGCGGCCGCCGAGGGGCTGGCGGCCGCGGAAGAGATCTTCGAGGTCCTGGAGACACCGGTGACCGCCGCGGGCGGTACGGCCGCCGTACCGCCCGCCGCCGCCGCGGAGCTGAGCTTCGAGGGCGTCGAGGTCCGCTACGAGGGCCGCGCCGAGTCCTCGCCCGGGCCGGTCTCGCTGACGGTCGCGCCGGGGGAGTGCGTCGCGCTCACCGGTCCCAGCGGGGTGGGCAAGTCCACCCTCCTCCAGGTGCTGCTCGGGTTCGTGGCGCCGACCGGGGGGCGGGTGCGGATCGGGGGCGTCGACCTGGCCGAGCTGTCCCTGGAGCAGTGGCGCGAGCGGATCGCGTGGGTGCCGCAGCGCCCGCACCTGTTCGCGGGGACCATCGCGGAGAACGTACGGCTGGCCCGTCCGGAGGCCTCGGACGAAGAGGTCGCGCGGGCGCTGCGGGACGCGGGGGCCGAGGAGTTCGTCGCCGCGCTGCCGGGCGGGGCGCGGACCGCGCTGGGCGAGGGCGGGGTGGGCCTGTCGGCCGGACAGCGTCAGCGGCTCGCGCTCGCCCGGGCGTTCCTGGCGGACCGGCCGGTGCTGCTGCTGGACGAGCCGACGGCCGCGCTGGACGGGGAGACCGAGGCCGCGGTGGTGGACGCTGTACGGCGGCTGGCCGCCGGTCGGACGGTGCTGCTCGTGGTGCACCGGCCGGCGCTGCTGGCGGTGGCGGACCGGGTGGTGGCCGTGGGGACCGGGGCCGCGGCGCGCACCCCGGCCACGGGCCCCGCGCCGGGCGCCGTCCCCGACGTGGCGGCCGGGCCGCACAGTGAACCCGGTGGATGGATCCTGGGCGAGGTCGACGAGAGCGGCGGGGCCGCCGGGCCGGGGGCACCCGTTCCCGTGGCCGGCGGCGCCACCACCGGCCACCCGCTCGCGCGGGTCCGGGCCGCCGCCGCGCGGTGGCAGGGCCGGTTCCGGCTCGGGCTGCTGCTCGGGGCGCTGGCCGTCGGGTGCGGAGTCGGCCTGATGGCGGTGTCCGGCTGGCTGATCTCCCGGGCCTCCGAACACCCTCCCGTGCTCTATCTGATGGTGGCCGTCACCGCGACCCGGGCCTTCGGGATGGGCCGCGCCGTCTTCCGCTACGCGGAGCGGCTGGTCTCCCACGACGCGGTGCTGCGGATGCTCGCGGAGCTGCGCGTCGCCGTGTTCCGGCGGCTGGAGCGCATCGCGCCCGGCGGACTGCGCGAGCGGCGCCGCGGTGATCTGCTGACCCGCCTGGTGGCCGACGCCGACGCGCTGCAGGACTACTGGCTGCGCTGGCTGCTGCCGGTCGGTACCGCCGTGCTCGTCGGGCTGGGCTCGGTCGGCTTCACCGCCTGGCTGCTTCCGGAGGCCGGGGCCGTGCTCGCCGTGGGGCTGCTCGCCGCGGGGATCGGCGTACCGCTCATCAGCGGGGCCTGTGCGCGGCGGGCCGAGCGCAGGCTCGCGCCCGCGCGGGGTGAGCTGGCCACCCGGGTGGCGGATCTGCTCTCCGGGACCGCCGAGCTGACCGTCGCCGGGGCGCTGGACGGACGCAAGGAACGGGCGCGGGAGAGCGACGGGGTCCTCACCCGGATCGCCGCCCGCGGGGCCGTGGCCACCGGGATCGGCAGCGGGCTCTCCTCCCTGATCTGTGGTCTGACCGTGGTGGCGGCCGCCGCCGTCGCCGCGGGCGCGGTGGCCGACGGGCGGCTCGGCGGGGTGGCGATGGCCGTCGCCGTGCTCACCCCGCTCGCCGCTTTCGAAGCGGTCAACGGGCTGCCGCTGGCCGTCCAGTACCGCCAGCGGGTCCGGCGCAGCGCCGAGCGCGTCTACGAGGTCATC
This is a stretch of genomic DNA from Streptomyces sp. NBC_00536. It encodes these proteins:
- the cydD gene encoding thiol reductant ABC exporter subunit CydD — encoded protein: MKPIDPRLLRYARSTRLFLGAVVALGLAGAGLVVGQAMLIAEIVVGAFEDGRGGQALRTPLLLLAAVALGRALVAWLTELAAHRASAAVKSELRGRLLERAADLGPSWLSGQRTGSLVALATRGVDALDDYFSRYLPQLGLAVVVPVAVLARIVTEDWVSAAIIVVTLPLIPVFMILIGWATQSRMDRQWRLLSRLSGHFLDVVAGLPTLKVFGRAKAQAESIRTITDDYRRATMRTLRIAFLSSFALELLATLSVALVAVTIGMRLVHGDLDLYTGLVILILAPEAYLPLRQVGAQYHAAAEGLAAAEEIFEVLETPVTAAGGTAAVPPAAAAELSFEGVEVRYEGRAESSPGPVSLTVAPGECVALTGPSGVGKSTLLQVLLGFVAPTGGRVRIGGVDLAELSLEQWRERIAWVPQRPHLFAGTIAENVRLARPEASDEEVARALRDAGAEEFVAALPGGARTALGEGGVGLSAGQRQRLALARAFLADRPVLLLDEPTAALDGETEAAVVDAVRRLAAGRTVLLVVHRPALLAVADRVVAVGTGAAARTPATGPAPGAVPDVAAGPHSEPGGWILGEVDESGGAAGPGAPVPVAGGATTGHPLARVRAAAARWQGRFRLGLLLGALAVGCGVGLMAVSGWLISRASEHPPVLYLMVAVTATRAFGMGRAVFRYAERLVSHDAVLRMLAELRVAVFRRLERIAPGGLRERRRGDLLTRLVADADALQDYWLRWLLPVGTAVLVGLGSVGFTAWLLPEAGAVLAVGLLAAGIGVPLISGACARRAERRLAPARGELATRVADLLSGTAELTVAGALDGRKERARESDGVLTRIAARGAVATGIGSGLSSLICGLTVVAAAAVAAGAVADGRLGGVAMAVAVLTPLAAFEAVNGLPLAVQYRQRVRRSAERVYEVIDAPAPVAEPERPGDAPVSPFPLRLTGLAARHPGQERDALREVDLTLEAGRRIAVVGLSGAGKTTLAQVLLRFLDVGEGSYTVAGVDVRTLDGDDVRRFVGLCAQDAHLFDSSVRENLRLARTGASEAELRAALAAARLLEWADGLPDGLDTLVGEHGERISGGQRQRLALARALLADFPVLVLDEPAEHLDVATADALTEDLLSATEGRTTVLITHRLAGLDAVDEILVLDGGRVVQRGPYAELAAVEGPLRRMVEREREGDLAGAGRLETA